The Fusarium oxysporum Fo47 chromosome II, complete sequence genome includes a region encoding these proteins:
- a CDS encoding fungal-specific transcription factor domain-containing protein — protein sequence MDPPYFSINACNRCRKRKARCDTQIPSCQPCQNSGSICDYTDGRSGDVHPRSYIHDLEAQLMRLEAQLQGVDDATIEVSPPTSTLRSDDEPAQDLIRVGDEGHAHFIGASSGMYLVRSVLESAQQNYPNFESPSETTEARTGPKEPSSSSTRIALPSRETANSLIETFFSQYQVQYPILNQQEFSKAVTEFYGRQNDRDGQNRPGSGEVWTRFMLNMVLAISLMFMSHDHNESTTLSKGFTANAMSDISLIMQTKNVKSVQCLLLLLLLSILDSSSAPVWYISGLCMRMCIDLGYHSETTIAISSTGNDTEIERISEADTKRRLFWVTYSFDRTLNILLGRPFTFDDFTVDIHLPRHSLVPSKRLQILHWLELQQLESEIVHKLHAARRDDTGHSGEDTDLTQWTKEMAQRLKGWNSVALTLTDSDGHNVNWWGYWYRTALLILYRPSPSRPSLSTSETLSCYEAAKDLIQLSYLRISEGLMDFTWIDLHFQFMSGVTLVFMVWKNTQARIKAKDDWISFKSCLFQWKSILEKLGVRWERIARAREALSKLADATIDLVEKDMMRSAGGGQRLPIHHNSEESRRDRRRSIIQQLRRQDSDGVSQRSLVAVGGDTYMQDTSPRNINLETGNGGLNQVYGSHIGDETQHRPAANTAGYGTQSKGHNWAAFETSTNTQQGLFCDAQSHNTISSMMPEDTWPLFDLSDVAVAPDEINFWTYLSAPMLGVEDMSTSQFNTTGRPDESFTNSILNFHGDFSNITPEMPVEYPEDGDYAYNAGQ from the exons ATGGATCCGCCTTACTTT TCGATAAACGCGTGTAACCGTTGTCGCAAACGCAAAGCGCGGTGCGATACAC AGATTCCTTCATGCCAACCATGTCAAAACTCAGGCTCCATCTGTGACTACACGGATGGCCGCTCGGGCGACGTCCATCCTCGGAGCTACATCCATGATCTGGAAGCTCAACTCATGCGACTAGAGGCTCAGCTCCAAGGGGTTGACGATGCGACAATTGAAGTGTCGCCACCTACCTCGACATTGCGCTCAGACGATGAGCCTGCTCAAGACTTGATTCGTGTTGGAGATGAGGGGCATGCTCATTTCATCGGAGCTTCAAGCG GAATGTACTTGGTCCGATCAGTTCTTGAGTCCGCTCAGCAGAACTATCCAAACTTCGAATCGCCATCTGAAACAACAGAAGCTCGAACCGGACCAAAGGAACCTTCCAGTAGTAGTACCAGAATTGCCTTGCCATCTCGAGAGACGGCTAATAGCCTCATCGAGACATTCTTCAGCCAATATCAGGTTCAGTATCCCATTCTCAACCAGCAGGAATTTAGCAAGGCCGTGACAGAATTTTACGGTCGCCAGAACGACAGAGATGGTCAAAATCGACCAGGATCTGGCGAGGTGTGGACTCGATTCATGCTTAACATGGTGCTTGCCATCTCTCTCATGTTCATGTCCCACGATCATAATGAGAGTACGACACTATCGAAAGGCTTCACTGCCAATGCCATGTCGGATATCAGTCTGATCATGCAGACAAAGAATGTAAAGTCGGTGCAATGccttctgttgttgttgcttctcTCTATCCTCGACTCATCTTCTGCGCCGGTTTGGTATATCTCCGGTCTTTGCATGCGCATGTGCATTGATCTTGGATATCACTCAGAGACCACAATAGCTATATCTTCAACTGGTAACGACACAGAAATTGAGAGGATAAGTGAAGCAGATACGAAGCGAAGGCTATTCTGGGTAACATACAGCTTTGATAGGACACTCAATATCCTTCTTGGTCGACCGTTTACTTTTGACGACTTTACTGTCGACATTCATCTGCCGAGACACTCGTTAGTACCGAGTAAGCGGCTACAGATACTACACTGGCTTGAACTGCAACAACTCGAAAGTGAGATTGTACACAAGCTACATGCAGCACGGCGAGACGATACAGGCCATAGCGGAGAGGACACAGACCTTACCCAGTGGACTAAAGAGATGGCTCAGCGATTGAAAGGCTGGAACTCAGTGGCTCTGACTCTTACTGACTCCGATGGTCATAACGTCAACTGGTGGGGCTACTGGTATCGTACAGCGCTGCTCATCCTCTACAGACCATCGCCCTCTCGCCCAAGTTTGAGTACTTCTGAAACGCTTTCATGCTACGAAGCTGCCAAAGATCTTATTCAGCTATCATACCTTCGTATCAGTGAAGGTTTGATGGATTTCACCTGGATAGACCTGCATTTCCAATTCATGAGCGGAGTCACTCTCGTGTTCATGGTCTGGAAGAATACTCAGGCGCGAATCAAGGCAAAAGATGACTGGATCTCGTTCAAGAGCTGCTTGTTTCAATGGAAGAGCATACTTGAGAAACTTGGAGTGCGTTGGGAGAGAATCGCGAGAGCTCGTGAAGCACTATCAAAACTGGCTGATGCTACTATCgatcttgtcgagaaggACATGATGAGATCAGCGGGAGGAGGCCAACGACTACCAATACATCACAACTCAGAGGAGTCTCGACGAGATCGAAGGCGTTCCATCATACAGCAGCTCCGAAGACAGGATTCTGATGGCGTGTCGCAGCGGAGCTTGGTTGCCGTTGGAGGTGATACATATATGCAAGACACTAGTCCTCGAAACATAAATCTAGAAACGGGTAACGGAGGATTGAATCAGGTCTATGGATCTCATATAGGCGACGAGACTCAACACCGACCAGCAGCTAATACAGCTGGATACGGGACGCAATCCAAGGGCCACAATTGGGCAGCTTTTGAGACATCAACAAATACTCAACAAGGACTCTTTTGCGACGCGCAGAGTCACAACACCATATCATCAATGATGCCAGAGGATACGTGGCCACTCTTCGATCTCTCAGATGTAGCGGTCGCACCCGATGAGATCAACTTCTGGACATACTTATCGGCCCCAATGCTCGGCGTGGAGGATATGTCGACGTCCCAGTTCAACACTACAGGAAGGCCAGATGAGTCCTTTACCAATAGCATCCTGAATTTTCACGGAGACTTTAGTAATATCACTCCTGAGATGCCAGTAGAGTATCCAGAGGATGGAGACTATGCGTACAATGCTGGGCAGTAA
- a CDS encoding heterokaryon incompatibility protein-domain-containing protein — MTEYLCATCKQFAKDFAEIDIEESIPRRTIASNVYKLKESAQNGCPLCQIIYQSFSYQIPKSNWSETLAIHLSAYKVLRHYRKDTAKGQAPCNQDPKEPKVWCGIGTDIDRSTWHPLPLVTHEEKEAGIGEWDSCNIRSIADLSSAEGVDKAITLAKRWIQNCSTSHEKCGMQPGGPVLIKTIPTRLIHVGSKDGALSPKIIITNPSSEMEYLALSYAWGSGHDFAKTTATNLVEMTKHLPWDDLAKTVQDAIIFTRKLGYKYLWVDALCILQSEGPDDQRHKDDWSYEAARFGQYYENATLTIAASGAISSQQGLFLDRPALCFDPQPVTLTINKIPGGTTHVEVQPASPSWELSIQNVPLLTRGWAIQERVLSKRILHFGASCLLWECRELKTTEASPNSSDPKVYGYRNEEFVSVFRNLENQQQDELITLWYQFVEVYSGTNFSFYRDKLPALSGIAKRIQSRFPQDYIAGIWESSIPQGLLWIGWGGQEPEADPSRGANRPSWCWASPVHPITFLPIMTYYKDQYVTLQVESWSVRTNGPQTSGQMLEGSVTISGPAKSFNLYDLNLDFVFGHDAFDKEGKTIKSEAVQGIRKPEDRIAYLDYTTFLGIINRSYTCILVAKLLPSMWTPTEKRVIGAALILEATDHVGAVDQYKRIGVLCLPFEEYWANVEDSKTVKLV; from the coding sequence ATGACTGAATATTTGTGTGCTACCTGCAAGCAGTTCGCAAAAGACTTTGCTGAGATTGACATTGAAGAGTCGATTCCCCGTCGCACAATTGCATCGAATGTCTACAAACTCAAAGAATCAGCGCAGAACGGCTGTCCTCTGTGCCAAATCATATACCAGTCCTTTTCTTACCAAATTCCGAAATCTAATTGGAGTGAGACATTGGCCATTCATCTTTCCGCATACAAGGTCCTCCGTCATTACAGAAAAGATACAGCTAAAGGACAAGCACCGTGCAACCAAGATCCAAAAGAGCCAAAGGTGTGGTGCGGTATTGGAACAGACATAGACCGCAGTACATGGCACCCTCTGCCACTTGTCACGCATgaggaaaaagaagcagGTATAGGGGAATGGGACTCGTGCAATATAAGATCAATAGCAGATTTATCATCAGCTGAGGGCGTTGACAAGGCTATTACGTTGGCCAAAAGGTGGATACAGAACTGTTCAACGAGCCATGAAAAATGTGGCATGCAGCCTGGGGGTCCAGTCCTGATCAAGACGATACCAACAAGACTCATTCACGTTGGCTCCAAGGATGGGGCACTTTCTCCAAAGATAATAATCACAAACCCTTCATCTGAGATGGAGTATCTTGCTTTGAGCTATGCATGGGGTTCCGGTCACGATTTCGCCAAAACGACGGCAACCAATCTGGTGGAGATGACGAAACATCTGCCATGGGATGATCTTGCGAAGACTGTACAAGACGCGATTATTTTTACGAGAAAGCTCGGATATAAGTATCTATGGGTGGATGCTCTGTGCATATTACAGAGCGAAGGACCAGATGACCAGCGGCACAAAGATGACTGGTCTTACGAGGCGGCGAGGTTCGGACAATACTACGAAAACGCCACATTGACGATAGCTGCAAGTGGTGCCATATCATCCCAACAAGGACTATTCCTTGACAGACCTGCGCTCTGCTTCGATCCGCAACCAGTGACGCTCACGATCAATAAGATCCCTGGTGGCACTACACACGTTGAAGTTCAGCCAGCGTCCCCTTCATGGGAGCTAAGTATCCAGAACGTTCCTCTTCTTACCAGAGGATGGGCTATACAAGAGCGAGTCCTGTCGAAAAGAATACTCCACTTTGGCGCCAGCTGTTTACTATGGGAATGTCGTGAACTTAAAACTACGGAGGCGAGCCCCAACAGCTCAGACCCCAAAGTCTACGGTTACAGAAATGAAGAATTCGTTTCTGTTTTTAGAAACTTGGAGAATCAGCAGCAAGATGAGCTTATAACGCTATGGTACCAATTTGTCGAGGTTTATTCAGGAACGAACTTCTCCTTTTATAGAGATAAGCTCCCCGCGCTGTCAGGCATCGCCAAGAGAATCCAAAGTCGCTTTCCACAAGATTACATAGCGGGAATTTGGGAGTCCTCTATTCCTCAAGGACTACTTTGGATAGGCTGGGGAGGACAGGAGCCTGAAGCTGACCCATCGCGTGGCGCAAATCGACCCTCGTGGTGTTGGGCCTCCCCTGTTCATCCGATCACATTTCTGCCGATCATGACCTACTACAAAGATCAGTATGTAACGCTTCAGGTGGAGTCCTGGTCGGTTAGGACCAACGGACCTCAGACTTCAGGCCAAATGCTAGAGGGGAGTGTCACTATTAGTGGTCCTGCCAAGTCATTCAACCTCTATGATCTGAACTTGGATTTTGTCTTTGGTCACGACGCTTTCGACAAGGAAGGGAAAACAATTAAGAGTGAAGCTGTCCAGGGTATTAGAAAGCCTGAGGATCGCATCGCATATTTGGATTATACGACCTTCTTGGGAATCATCAACAGGAGTTACACCTGCATCTTGGTAGCGAAACTCCTACCGTCAATGTGGACTCCCACAGAAAAGAGAGTGATTGGTGCTGCACTGATCTTGGAGGCCACAGACCATGTTGGAGCTGTTGATCAGTACAAACGAATTGGTGTACTGTGTCTTCCGTTTGAGGAATACTGGGCCAATGTCGAGGACAGCAAAACGGTTAAGCTTGTCTAG
- a CDS encoding fungal-specific transcription factor domain-containing protein — protein sequence MSETGEDVQGRPLRNVTLRVSQIFSACTFCKARKIKCNGATPACGGCVKFGRQATCSLSTESPNRGRDYPTYLRQKIDAAQQRLSQHNARQNNLTSPSDTERSNRNESAETHQRSIIDSLIADIGALPIIACSYPSAAEGPTLSSLVLATASTNQLSSALRLTQADDVAPCLPKESTALSLAKHYFDQVYPRIPFFSIQGFWVQFEHVFSGVDPPRERGRDGPPQDPASVLTPSQDDLDRSSISHGYSYFTVLLVLAISASSLSRSADSVISTQAQRLFRTALTFRESAILPNTIIGVQSILFLIQFATLNPSLLDAWYLIGVGMRMCVDLGLHQDPRPLDSVATSLLETRRRLWWSMYSFDRSMSLGCGRPTEISDSAINVSLPTFRIETSATAVEVHGYLQRYRALQIQSEIYNCLTKSPGSETGDAQSVHEQLSKKLGDWKDSSSQLPNKTLIESEWLMGRMLLLRPCRLLPQRTHDELGELWQAAVGFIAIYRRLVESNSIFYVQIACEKVYWTGLMAFYRYWQLRTRINPDANTMRRLDVWMIVKDVMFILRALSERWEQGKLLCGRFDAVSTRVLELSENDRGAGLPVEMPVELQNLEQYTSLTVVWASGDNMDRRDEHALDTNELRHLVSEML from the exons ATGAGCGAGACTGGGGAAGATGTACAAGGGCGACCCTTACGGAATGTCACCTTACGAGTATCTCAAATCTTTTCGGCCTGTACTTTCTGTAAAGCTCGGAAGATCAAG TGCAATGGTGCAACTCCAGCATGTGGTGGCTGCGTCAAGTTTGGCCGACAAGCAACATGTTCTCTCTCAACGGAATCTCCAAACCGTGGACGAGATTATCCAACTTATCTTCGACAAAAGATTGATGCTGCCCAACAACGCCTCAGCCAACACAACGCTAGACAGAACAATCTCACTTCGCCGTCAGATACTGAGCGGTCCAACCGGAATGAATCCGCAGAGACGCATCAACGGTCTATCATCGATTCACTCATAGCAGACATCGGAGCACTTCCCATCATAGCGTGTTCATATCCATCAGCCGCAGAAGGGCCGACACTATCTTCACTTGTGCTCGCGACTGCAAGCACCAACCAACTCTCATCAGCCCTGCGGTTAACTCAAGCTGATGATGTTGCACCATGTTTACCCAAGGAGTCAACCGCCTTGAGCCTGGCAAAACATTACTTTGATCAGGTCTACCCACGAATAcctttcttctccatccaGGGCTTCTGGGTGCAGTTCGAGCATGTCTTCTCCGGCGTTGATCCTCCTCGCGAGCGAGGACGAGACGGTCCACCGCAAGATCCAGCGAGTGTTCTGACGCCGAGTCAGGATGATCTTGATCGATCTTCGATAAGCCATGGGTATAGCTATTTTACTGTTCTATTGGTGCTAGCTATATCAGCTTCCAGTCTATCACGAAGTGCCGATAGCGTTATATCTACCCAAGCTCAACGGCTCTTCCGTACAGCATTGACTTTTCGCGAGTCCGCAATCTTACCTAACACAATTATTGGTGTGCAATCAATCTTGTTCCTGATACAGTTCGCCACTCTCAACCCTTCGTTACTTGACGCCTGGTATCTCATCGGTGTCGGCATGCGCATGTGCGTTGATCTCGGGTTGCATCAAGATCCACGGCCTCTTGATTCGGTCGCGACAAGTCTTTTGGAAACAAGACGCCGTCTTTGGTGGAGCATGTACTCTTTCGACCGGTCCATGAGTTTGGGATGTGGACGACCGACCGAGATATCTGACTCAGCTATAAACGTATCCCTGCCCACGTTCAGAATTGAGACATCGGCAACGGCTGTCGAGGTTCACGGCTATCTACAGCGCTATCGTGCATTGCAGATCCAGTCAGAGATATACAATTGCCTGACTAAGTCTCCAGGCTCTGAAACAGGTGATGCGCAATCAGTTCATGAACAACTCAGCAAGAAGTTGGGCGATTGGAAAGACTCAAGCTCACAACTACCGAACAAGACTCTCATTGAGAGTGAATGGCTGATGGGTCGCATGTTACTTCTTAGACCATGCAGACTCTTACCTCAACGCACTCATGACGAGCTTGGTGAACTATGGCAAGCAGCTGTTGGATTCATCGCGATATATCGGCGGCTGGTGGAGTCTAACTCGATATTTTACGTGCAGATTGCCTGCGAGAAAGTATACTGGACTGGTCTTATGGCGTTCTACAGGTACTGGCAGCTCCGCACCAGGATCAATCCAGATGCCAATACAATGCGGCGACTCGATGTTTGGATGATCGTCAAGGATGTCATGTTCATCCTTCGGGCGTTGAGTGAGAGATGGGAACAGGGGAAACTTCTGTGTGGGCGGTTTGATGCCGTGAGCACTCGTGTCCTTGAGCTATCAGAAAACGATAGGGGAGCTGGTTTGCCTGTTGAAATGCCTGTCGAGTTACAGAATTTGGAACAGTATACAAGCTTGACTGTTGTGTGGGCGTCGGGCGATAATATGGATCGGAGGGATGAACATGCGCTGGACACAAACGAGCTGCGACACTTAGTATCTGAGATGTTATAA
- a CDS encoding and other transporter-domain-containing protein yields MAPARISHDPVLRREPATQSRDFQLRTLNSDLCVCGGGLAGTIAAIAAARNGVSVILIQDRPVLGGNASSEVRLWILGATSHMFNNNRYAREGSLVDEILLENLYRNPEGNPLILDTILLEKVRLEPNIQLFLNTALVGCAKDGDRISSVSAFNSQSSLKFTVQSQQFIDCTGDGTLSFLAGAPFRIGAEKRDEFNELFAPSSEYGHLLGHSIYFYTKDTGKPVKYVAPAYALKDVEGEIPRFKSFSTKEMGCNLWWIEYGGRLDTIHDTEQIKWELWKVVYGVWDYFKNSGRFPEAENLTLEWVGTIPGKRESRRFIGPTIMVQQDIVEQRYHTDAVSFGGWSLDLHPADGVFSEVDGCTQWHSKGVYQIPFSSMVCSEIPNLMYGGRIMSASHVAFASTRVMATCGANANALGIAASLCKKQSVDPMELLVKNNMKNFQRELMRFGQFIPGYKLNDPEDLVRSASKIEGSSFELSQLPPDGPPKVLVRSLAQMLPLSQGPVPTFSITAMSVDNTVLTVQLRGSQKPYNYTPEVILAETKFPLVPGQNDLVIDFKVENPQTQYVFLSFLQNDSVALCTTKTRVSALMTVEHECTQSPPSDVGVDEFERWTPVRRPMGHNLALTLDPPLKAWGVENIRNGVPRPTKRTNCWVPRADSFGRKILKIGWDTPVKVNKVVVHFDTDYDHALESVLRGHPERTIPFCVKKWRLLDLSGEEREIFFNNFRVEHHDNYSLSFRTMDAISIFTEPFQIILLHSPKAEDIIVAILISHPTSFFSCRHENANYIPISRVKYFVVPEILDNSKVIAANAGNETRLQVIGAAVGVFGCRHGDERRDSREPATDLNNLSDQRSMWPRESQQAGNTAVARHQRDALNTSVLSILQMESKFIMNQTLELITKQDSLFQEPQTEPPCLFNHYLELFVIKMTTELGTMPAQGKMSGWLFFSIFVISMGSIFWGYDIGILSTIYVSPGFNKALDHPSSSEKGLITAIFAAGQFASFALIAGPINNKYGRRWAGFGGVCLLCVGAAIQTGAVHLAMMVIGRIIAGVGTGVVSTAVPLYLSEISPAKHRGLYVAANQVGIVSGISMAFWVGYGYSFWDYGNGIDLEWRLSTAMQFVPALLFLGGVLFIPESPRWLVETDQVEAASESLCKLRGLSAAEIQPELDEIRANILWHQENSITSARVFIQQKPLWSRLWRAWSLAFLQQMSGAAGIRYYLPTNFIAAGTSEELSLLASGIDGTVQVVCTVAAMFFIDKLGRRHSLGIGAIIMAFCLMINGALQTAYPGQNNQSANYVNIFFIFFFTVGYSMGFGPCAWIYASEIFPANCRSKGLAISSSGSSLGSIIVGQVWPVAVSRIGPRVYFIFMAFNVFAAILVYACYPETKNKTLEELDSHFGSLNVHSEEDATPKQMLGAEEERVEIRDKSV; encoded by the exons ATGGCCCCTGCAAGGATATCCCACGATCCTGTCCTCCGTCGCGAGCCAGCAACACAAAGCCGCGACTTTCAGCTCCGCACCTTGAACTCAGATCTCTGTGTCTGCGGTGGAGGCCTAGCTGGTACTATCGCTGCCATAGCAGCAGCGAGAAATGGCGTATCAGTCATTCTCATCCAAGATAGACCTGTTCTCGGAGGAAATGCTTCCAGTGAGGTCCGATTATGGATCCTTGGAGCTACGTCGCATATGTTTAACAACAACCGCTATGCGAGAGAGGgcagtcttgttgatgagatttTACTCGAGAATTTGTATCGAAATCCTGAGGGCAATCCTCTAATTCTTGATACGATTCTTCTAGAGAAAGTGAGACTGGAGCCGAATATTCAGTTGTTTCTCAACACAGCTCTTGTTGGTTGCGCCAAAGATGGCGATCGGATCAGCTCCGTCAGCGCTTTCAACTCCCAATCCTCTCTCAAGTTCACCGTCCAATCTCAACAATTCATCGACTGCACCGGCGACGGCACACTCTCCTTCCTCGCCGGCGCCCCCTTCAGAATCGGCGCCGAAAAGCGCGATGAATTCAACGAACTCTTCGCCCCATCTTCCGAGTACGGACATCTTCTCGGCCACTCCATCTACTTCTACACCAAAGACACCGGCAAGCCCGTCAAGTACGTTGCACCAGCCTACGCTCTCAAAGACGTCGAAGGAGAAATTCCTCGCTTCAAGAGCTTTAGCACTAAAGAGATGGGCTGTAATCTTTGGTGGATTGAGTATGGTGGTAGACTTGATACTATTCATGATACGGAGCAGATCAAGTGGGAGCTTTGGAAGGTTGTGTATGGAGTTTGGGATTATTTTAAGAATTCGGGGAGGTTTCCGGAGGCAGAGAATTTGACGCTTGAGTGGGTTGGGACTATTCCGGGGAAGAGGGAGAGTAGGCGGTTCA TTGGGCCTACTATTATGGTGCAGCAAGACATTGTTGAGCAGCGCTATCACACTGATGCTGTATCCTTTGGAGGCTGGTCACTTGATCTCCACCCCGCTGATGGTGTCTTCTCTGAAGTCGACGGCTGCACTCagtggcactcaaagg GCGTCTACCAAATACCATTCTCCTCAATGGTGTGCTCCGAGATTCCCAATCTCATGTACGGAGGCCGCATCATGTCAGCATCCCACGTCGCCTTCGCATCTACTCGTGTCATGGCAACGTGCGGAGCCAACGCCAACGCTTTGGGTATCGCCGCTTCTCTATGTAAGAAACAGAGCGTCGACCCCATGGAGTTGCTCGTGAAGAACAACATGAAGAACTTCCAACGCGAGCTCATGCGGTTTGGCCAGTTCATTCCAGGTTACAAACTCAACGACCCTGAAGATCTTGTTCGCTCAGCCTCCAAGATTGAAGGATCTTCTTTTGAGCTATCGCAGCTTCCACCCGATGGCCCACCCAAGGTACTGGTCCGAAGTCTTGCACAGATGCTTCCCCTCTCACAAGGACCTGTTCCTACCTTCTCTATCACGGCTATGTCAGTCGACAACACGGTATTGACGGTTCAGCTTCGAGGTTCTCAGAAGCCTTACAACTACACGCCCGAGGTCATCCTGGCTGAGACCAAGTTTCCGCTGGTCCCAGGACAGAATGATCTTGTTATCGACTTCAAAGTTGAGAACCCTCAGACTCAATATGTCTTCCTCTCTTTCCTCCAGAACGATTCAGTGGCACTCTGTACCACAAAGACACGCGTATCAGCTCTCATGACTGTTGAGCACGAATGTACTCAGAGTCCACCTAGTGACGTTGGAGTCGATGAGTTCGAGCGCTGGACCCCAGTTCGCAGGCCCATGGGTCATAACCTCGCCTTGACGCTGGATCCACCTCTGAAGGCTTGGGGAGTTGAAAACATCCGCAATGGCGTTCCCCGTCCTACCAAGAGAACCAACTGCTGGGTTCCTCGTGCCGACTCCTTTGGTAGGAAGATTCTTAAGATTGGTTGGGATACGCCTGTGAAGGTGAACAAGGTTGTTGTTCACTTTGATACAGACTATGATCACGCTCTCGAGTCGGTGTTGAGAGGTCATCCAGAGCGGACCATTCCGTTCTGTGTAAAGAAGTGGCGTCTGTTGGACCTCTCTggtgaagagagagagat TTTCTTCAACAATTTCAGAGTGGAACACCATGACAATTATTCACTATCTTTCCGTACAATGGAC GCCATCTCTATCTTTACTGAACCCTTCCAAATCATCCTTCTCCATTCTCCCAAGGCGGAAGACATCATTGTCGCTATACTCAT AAGCCATCCCaccagtttcttctcctgccGTCACGAAAATGCGAACTACATTCCAATCTCGCGGGTAAAGTATTTCGTGGTTCCAGAGATACTCGATAACTCCAAAGTCATCGCCGCGAATGCTGGAAATGAGACTAGGCTTCAGGTCATTGGCGCTGCTGTTGGAGTTTTTGGCTGCCGCCATGGCGATGAAAGGCGCGATTCCA GGGAACCCGCCACCGACCTCAACAATCTTAGCGACCAACGGTCCATGTGGCCTCGGGAGTCCCAGCAAGCCGGTAACACGGCCGTTGCGCGCCATCAGCGAGATGCTCTCAATACTTCCGTCCTCAGCATACTGCAAATGGAAAG TAAGTTCATTATGAACCAAACTTTAGAACTTATCACAAAGCAGGATAGCTTATTCCAAGAGCCCCAGACGGAACCACCGTG CTTGTTCAATCATTATCTCGAACTGTTCGTTATCAAGATGACTACCGAGTTGGGTACAATGCCCGCGCAAGGCAAGATGAGCGgctggctcttcttcagtATCTTCGTCATTTCGATGGGTTCCATCTTCTGGGG ATACGATATCGGCATTCTGAGTACCATCTACGTGTCCCCTGGCTTCAACAAAGCCCTCGACCATCCCTCATCCAGCGAAAAGGGTCTCATCACAGCTATCTTTGCCGCTGGTCAATTCGCCTCTTTCGCCCTCATTGCGGGTCCCATTAACAACAAGTACGGTCGACGATGGGCTGGTTTCGGTGGTGTCTGCCTCCTCTGCGTCGGAGCTGCGATTCAGACTGGTGCTGTTCACCTGGCTATGATGGTCATTGGACGAATCATCGCTGGTGTTGGAACGGGTGTTGTTTCCACCGCTGTCCCGCTTTATCTCAGTGAGATTTCGCCAGCAAAGCATAGAGGTCTTTACGTTGCTGCTAATCAGGTTGGAATTGTCTCTGG TATCTCTATGGCTTTCTGGGTTGGCTATGGCTACTCGTTCTGGGACTACGGCAATGGCATTGACCTTGAATGGCGCCTCTCAACCGCCATGCAGTTCGTCCCTGCTCTTCTTTTCCTCGGTGGTGTCTTGTTCATTCCTGAGAG CCCTCGATGGCTTGTCGAAACAGATCAAGTCGAAGCCGCAAGCGAGTCCCTCTGCAAGCTTCGTGGTCTCTCTGCCGCCGAAATCCAACCCGAACTTGACGAGATCCGCGCGAACATCCTTTGGCATCAAGAAAACTCCATCACCTCAGCCCGTGTCTTCATTCAGCAGAAGCCACTCTGGTCTCGGCTCTGGCGCGCTTGGTCACTCGCTTTCCTCCAGCAGATGAGCGGTGCTGCTGGTATTCGATACTATCTCCCCACCAACTTTATCGCCGCTGGTACCTCTGAAGAATTGAGTCTCCTTGCTTCTGGCATCGATGGAACTGTGCAGGTGGTTTGCACTGTTGCGGCCATGTTCTTCATTGATAAGCTGGGTCGAAGACATTCACTTGGTATTGGTGCTATCATCATGGCCTTCTGTCTGATG ATCAATGGTGCTCTGCAGACTGCTTATCCCGGCCAGAACAACCAGAGTGCAAACTACGTCAATAtcttctttatcttcttctttactGTTGGAT ACAGTATGGGCTTTGGTCCCTGCGCCTGGATCTACGCCTCCGAGATCTTCCCCGCCAACTGCCGCTCCAAGGGTCTcgccatctcctcctccggCTCATCACTTGGTTCAATCATCGTCGGTCAGGTCTGGCCAGTTGCTGTCTCCCGCATTGGACCTCGAGTCTacttcatcttcatggcCTTCAACGTCTTCGCCGCCATTCTTGTCTATGCTTGCTATCccgagaccaagaacaagactctTGAGGAACTAGATTCGCACTTTGGATCACTCAATGTTCACTCTGAGGAGGATGCTACACCTAAGCAGATGCTAGgtgccgaggaggagagagtTGAGATTCGGGATAAGTCTGTATAA